The following proteins are co-located in the Solanum pennellii chromosome 1, SPENNV200 genome:
- the LOC107007970 gene encoding probable serine/threonine-protein kinase At1g54610: MGCVFGKEISSSETPSGEVVVGRRRENGEDRDLAAQSGRREKVGTVNKVDGGGEGRGGGSDVGEVQNGRDQKKDDNARPRGERRRSKPNPRLSNPPKNVHGEQVAAGWPSWLSEVAGEAINGWIPRRADAFEKLAKIGQGTYSNVYKARDNLTGNIVALKKVRFDNLEPESVKFMAREILILRRLDHPNVITLQGLVTSRMSCSLYLVFDYMDHDLAGLAASPGVKFTEAQVKCYMHQLLSGLEHCHNRRVLHRDIKGSNLLIDSGGVLKIADFGLASVFDPNKKQPMTSRVVTLWYRPPELLLGATDYGVGVDLWSAGCILAELLAGKPIMPGRTEVEQLHKIFKLCGSPSEEYWKKSRLPHATIFKPQQSYRRCIAETFKDFPPSSLPLIETLLAIDPAERQTATAALHSTFFTTKPYACEPSILPKYPPSKEMDAKRRDEDARRQRATGKANADGARRNRHRDRAVRAIPAPEANAELQVNIDRRRLITQANAKSKSEKFPPPHQDGTLGYTLGSSHHIDPAYEPSEVPFTSMNFSYSKEPIQTWSGPLVEPAMGGAPRRKTKPSKKDSNKKGKESM, from the exons ATGGGTTGTGTTTTTGGCAAAGAGATTTCATCTTCTGAGACGCCTAGTGGGGAGGTTGTAGTTGGAAGGAGGAGAGAAAATGGGGAAGATAGAGATTTGGCAGCACAATCTGGGAGGAGAGAGAAAGTTGGAACTGTAAATAAGGTGGATGGCGGCGGTGAAGGAAGAGGAGGAGGCAGTGATGTTGGTGAAGTTCAGAATGGTAGAGATCAGAAGAAGGATGACAATGCACGGCCTAGGGGTGAGAGGAGAAGGTCTAAACCTAATCCAAGGTTGAGCAATCCACCTAAGAATGTGCACGGCGAGCAAGTAGCGGCTGGATGGCCATCCTGGCTCTCTGAGGTAGCTGGAGAGGCTATCAATGGATGGATTCCACGAAGGGCGGATGCATTTGAGAAGCTGGCTAAG ATTGGGCAAGGTACTTATAGCAAtgtgtataaagctagagataATCTCACGGGGAACATCGTTGCATTAAAGAAGGTTAGATTTGATAATTTGGAGCCAGAGAGTGTGAAGTTTATGGCAAGAGAGATCTTGATTTTGCGCCGCTTGGATCATCCAAATGTTATTACATTGCAAGGATTGGTTACGTCAAGGATGTCTTGTAGTTTGTACCTTGTGTTTGATTATATGGATCATGATTTAGCTGGACTAGCTGCAAGCCCTGGAGTCAAGTTCACAGAGGCTCAG GTTAAATGTTACATGCATCAACTATTATCAGGGCTTGAACACTGTCACAACCGTCGTGTGTTGCATCGTGATATAAAAGGATCAAATCTTCTAATTGACAGTGGGGGAGTTCTGAAGATTGCAGATTTTGGTTTGGCTTCTGTCTTCGATCCCAATAAAAAGCAGCCTATGACTAGTCGCGTGGTTACTTTATGGTACAGACCCCCAGAGCTTCTTCTTGGGGCCACAGACTATGGTGTTGGTGTGGACCTCTGGAGTGCTGGTTGTATTTTAGCTGAGTTATTAGCTGGGAAGCCCATTATGCCTGGTCGTACAGAG GTTGAGCAGCtccacaagatcttcaagctatGCGGATCTCCGTCAGAAGAGTATTGGAAAAAGTCAAGGCTTCCACATGCAACTATATTCAAACCTCAGCAATCATACAGAAGATGTATCGCTGAGACCTTTAAAGATTTCCCACCTTCATCATTGCCATTGATTGAGACTCTTCTGGCCATTGATCCAGCTGAGCGTCAGACAGCTACAGCTGCATTACATAGTACA TTCTTTACTACCAAACCTTATGCTTGTGAACCTTCCATCCTTCCCAAATATCCACCCAGCAAAGAAATGGATGCTAAACGGCGAGATGAAGATGCTCGAAG GCAAAGGGCTACTGGCAAAGCCAATGCTGATGGTGCAAGGAGAAATCGCCACCGTGATCGAGCAGTTAGGGCAATCCCTGCTCCTGAAGCCAACGCGGAGCTGCAAGTTAATATTGAT AGGCGGCGTCTAATTACACAAGCAAATGCGAAGAGCAAGAGTGAAAAGTTTCCTCCACCACACCAGGATGGAACTTTAGGTTATACATTGGGTTCTTCACATCACATCGATCCAGCCTACGAACCCTCAGAAGTCCCTTTCACTTCCATGAACTTCTCATATTCCAAAGAACCGATCCAAACATGGTCAGGCCCATTGGTGGAACCTGCCATGGGTGGTGCTCCAAGAAGAAAGACGAAACCatcaaagaaggattctaaCAAGAAAGGAAAGGAAAGCATGTAA
- the LOC107030881 gene encoding uncharacterized protein LOC107030881: MYAPNPDIPSTSGPHYHRGPPFGFGFVRRYFSNMCLALSSCFYFLCCCWILEDGVGRSGWEVGPRDPYPSPPQGPLGPNPPNIPITFSGPPGPPQIGSSNY; this comes from the exons ATGTATGCACCAAATCCAGATATTCCTAGCACGTCTGGTCCTCACTATCATAGAGGACCTCCTTTTGGCTTTGGTTTTGTTCGTCGATACTTTTCTAATATGTGTCTTGCTCTCTCCTCTTG TTTCTACTTTCTATGCTGCTGTTGGATCCTGGAAGATGGTGTTGGCAGATCAGGTTGGGAAGTAGGTCCTAGGGATCCTTATCCAAGCCCACCACAAGGACCATTGGGCCCTAATCCACCCAATATCCCTATCACATTTTCTGGCCCACCAGGTCCACCTCAAATTGGATCAtctaattattaa